One segment of Piscirickettsia litoralis DNA contains the following:
- a CDS encoding terminase small subunit, with protein sequence MMNKLSAKHKKFATEFLVDLNATQAAIRAGYSERTAKVQGARLLTNANIQEYIQSRQSKLQEKTEITQERVLTEYAKVAFSNMSDFANWSPSSVNLIDSNSLTSDKTACIAEITENSTENGSNIKIKLHDKLRALDALGRHLGLFVHKVEADINLNKKSDKEELNDLLFDELIEDNETAE encoded by the coding sequence ATGATGAACAAACTATCAGCGAAACACAAAAAATTTGCCACTGAGTTTTTAGTTGATTTAAATGCAACACAGGCGGCAATTAGAGCAGGATACAGCGAGAGAACTGCAAAAGTGCAGGGTGCAAGACTGTTAACGAATGCTAACATACAAGAATATATTCAATCACGACAAAGCAAGCTCCAAGAAAAAACAGAAATAACACAAGAGCGCGTTTTAACTGAATACGCTAAGGTGGCTTTTTCCAACATGAGCGACTTTGCAAATTGGTCTCCGTCTAGTGTGAACTTGATTGATTCTAATAGCCTGACATCTGATAAAACCGCTTGTATTGCTGAGATTACAGAAAACTCGACAGAAAACGGTTCAAATATAAAAATAAAGCTACATGACAAGTTAAGAGCTTTGGATGCGTTAGGCCGTCATCTTGGTTTATTTGTGCATAAGGTCGAGGCTGATATCAATTTGAACAAAAAATCTGACAAAGAAGAACTCAACGACTTATTATTTGATGAACTTATCGAGGATAACGAAACCGCCGAATGA
- a CDS encoding replication initiation protein, translated as MSEIITFKNDRSDLVKHVFAIHCTNNLTLVQRKLFNALLYFAYYDLPVASMYSVRLADLCNLIGYKSNDYKLLKKSLIGLMSTVVEWDVIDQSKASDDIKWTASTILASVDVRNGVCTYEYSSVMREELYEPEIYGKLDMSAIGQFSSTYGISLYENCVRYQRIKQTPWLSLDVFRKIMGVKKGQYKQFRDFKRRVIEVGIKEVNKYSNLNVNVHMKKEGLRVVGLKFEIDNKLKKETTLQKTAADETRNSEQRLVRARIENRVKNKPLSVGQLLTNTIKPTKTQRTEVEFSEKEIEDFLEGLKESNKLVYDRFYVNGGGLNSPIIQSLIRNYLKLK; from the coding sequence ATGAGTGAAATTATAACATTCAAGAATGACCGTAGTGATCTTGTAAAGCATGTCTTCGCGATACATTGCACTAATAACTTAACGCTTGTACAACGAAAATTGTTTAATGCATTGTTGTATTTCGCTTATTACGACCTACCTGTAGCTTCTATGTATTCTGTCCGGTTAGCTGATTTATGTAATCTGATTGGCTACAAAAGTAATGACTATAAACTGCTAAAAAAATCGCTTATTGGCTTGATGTCAACTGTGGTTGAATGGGATGTCATTGATCAAAGTAAAGCAAGTGATGACATAAAATGGACGGCAAGTACGATATTAGCATCTGTCGATGTTCGAAATGGTGTTTGTACGTACGAATATAGTAGTGTGATGAGAGAAGAGCTTTATGAGCCCGAAATCTATGGCAAACTTGATATGTCAGCAATTGGACAATTTTCATCAACGTACGGTATTTCTTTATATGAAAACTGTGTACGGTATCAAAGAATTAAACAAACACCGTGGTTGTCTTTAGATGTATTTAGAAAAATCATGGGTGTGAAGAAAGGGCAATATAAGCAATTTAGAGACTTTAAGCGCCGTGTAATTGAAGTTGGAATTAAAGAAGTTAATAAATACTCGAACCTCAATGTGAATGTTCATATGAAGAAAGAAGGTCTCCGAGTTGTGGGTCTGAAATTTGAAATTGATAATAAACTGAAAAAAGAAACAACGCTTCAAAAAACCGCTGCAGATGAAACACGGAATTCTGAACAAAGGCTTGTCCGTGCAAGAATAGAAAATAGAGTTAAAAATAAACCATTGTCAGTTGGACAGCTACTCACGAACACAATTAAACCAACCAAAACACAACGAACAGAGGTAGAGTTTAGTGAGAAAGAAATTGAAGACTTTTTAGAAGGTTTGAAGGAAAGTAATAAACTTGTCTATGACCGATTCTATGTGAATGGTGGTGGTTTAAATAGTCCAATTATCCAATCACTCATTAGAAATTATTTGAAACTTAAGTAG
- a CDS encoding phage holin family protein produces the protein NMIDNDHILKWFGLLVLCWFGAIAHYIKYLSETKEKFAAIDFIARLLCSAFAGVITHYFCAAINLNDAMTAGLIGLSGYMGAESMQLISNIVKSYFARK, from the coding sequence CAACATGATTGATAATGACCATATCTTAAAGTGGTTCGGTCTGTTGGTTCTGTGCTGGTTCGGCGCAATTGCTCATTACATTAAATATTTAAGCGAAACGAAAGAGAAATTTGCGGCAATCGATTTTATTGCTCGCTTGCTTTGCTCTGCCTTCGCTGGCGTTATAACGCATTATTTTTGTGCGGCAATTAATTTGAACGATGCAATGACCGCAGGCTTGATCGGATTATCTGGCTATATGGGCGCTGAGTCCATGCAGCTTATATCGAATATTGTTAAGAGTTATTTTGCTCGTAAATAG
- a CDS encoding LexA family transcriptional regulator, producing the protein MRRLRNVANLSREAMCAQEDLNINTYSGWENGKYGGITRAGAEKVIQRVLQEGVACTVEWLMTGVGQGPNFIEEHEELAFDDLEVIIQDEIDIFKANFDGSICMKVVDDSMAPTYGMGDIVCGIGRQGSDIIDLIKKDCIVVFLDGSVSLKRILSTSTGTFNLISTNVNTFIAEPMIYDVPLMAAAPIIRHYRNR; encoded by the coding sequence TTGCGCCGCTTAAGAAATGTTGCTAACCTCTCACGTGAAGCGATGTGCGCACAAGAGGATCTTAATATTAATACTTATTCAGGCTGGGAGAACGGTAAGTACGGTGGAATTACGCGAGCAGGAGCAGAGAAAGTAATACAGCGGGTATTACAAGAGGGTGTTGCATGTACGGTTGAATGGTTAATGACAGGAGTAGGGCAAGGGCCTAACTTTATTGAGGAGCATGAAGAGCTTGCCTTTGATGATTTGGAAGTGATTATTCAAGATGAAATTGATATTTTCAAGGCAAATTTTGACGGTTCAATCTGTATGAAGGTTGTAGATGATTCGATGGCACCAACTTATGGGATGGGTGACATTGTTTGTGGTATCGGTCGACAAGGGAGTGACATTATCGACTTGATAAAAAAAGATTGCATCGTGGTCTTTTTAGATGGCAGTGTTTCACTTAAACGTATTTTATCAACATCTACTGGGACGTTTAATTTAATTTCCACGAACGTTAATACATTTATTGCAGAACCAATGATTTATGATGTTCCGCTAATGGCTGCAGCTCCGATTATTAGGCATTATCGAAACAGG
- a CDS encoding DUF6880 family protein has translation MAYQIDQIIAAVNKNLLEQAPELAAEVLELLITSDNVVFERADDSNGDLGGCYRYAVECWGKTWAQVEKIDQKKLAEKIFDVALDNDYGVRDNTISKFKQALNKAGVDHLERLIKETLSKVKPPKERKKPKTIENIIFYLDRDDIVELKEIGRHSRLKTALQEIADLRGSVDDYIDLLRQESPELHAYQIIEIAKRLIKAWRSKEAIDYLVSCDEALHYQHEINKLLIEAYELEGLGKEAQKIRWQEFEQHLDAKSFQAYIKHCTAKEVAAAKKNAIRLAKEQSLTMSFEFLIEMGEVATVAEWVREDGEVRNVYYSPLRQLSNQLAKHECFLEAVLCRRILVDGVLVKSQSKYYKYAVNDLKQAMKFAEEVKEWGDVASQADYHAKLKEEHKRKSSLWQLIQEAGLRV, from the coding sequence TTGGCTTACCAGATTGATCAAATTATCGCTGCAGTTAATAAGAATCTCCTGGAGCAAGCGCCAGAACTGGCTGCCGAGGTGTTAGAGTTACTAATCACCTCCGACAATGTTGTTTTTGAGCGTGCTGATGACTCCAATGGGGATTTAGGCGGTTGCTATCGCTATGCGGTTGAATGTTGGGGTAAGACTTGGGCACAGGTTGAGAAAATAGACCAGAAAAAACTCGCCGAAAAAATCTTCGATGTCGCATTAGACAATGATTATGGTGTGCGCGATAATACGATTTCTAAGTTTAAACAAGCTTTAAACAAGGCAGGTGTTGATCATTTAGAACGTTTAATTAAGGAAACACTTTCAAAAGTTAAGCCGCCTAAGGAAAGGAAAAAGCCTAAAACGATAGAGAATATTATTTTTTATCTTGATCGTGATGACATTGTTGAATTAAAAGAAATAGGACGACACAGCCGTTTAAAAACTGCATTACAAGAAATCGCGGACTTGCGTGGCTCGGTGGATGATTATATTGATCTGCTACGTCAAGAATCACCCGAACTTCATGCTTATCAAATTATTGAAATTGCAAAACGCCTTATTAAAGCTTGGCGCTCAAAAGAAGCCATCGATTATTTAGTCAGTTGTGATGAAGCGCTTCACTATCAACATGAAATTAATAAATTGCTCATCGAAGCCTATGAATTAGAGGGGTTAGGCAAAGAAGCACAAAAGATTCGTTGGCAAGAATTTGAGCAACACCTCGATGCTAAAAGCTTTCAAGCCTATATAAAGCATTGCACGGCTAAAGAAGTGGCTGCTGCTAAAAAAAATGCGATTCGTTTAGCCAAAGAACAATCACTGACCATGAGTTTTGAGTTTTTAATCGAAATGGGTGAGGTGGCCACAGTGGCTGAGTGGGTGCGTGAAGATGGTGAAGTACGCAATGTGTATTATTCACCCTTACGCCAGTTGTCAAATCAACTGGCCAAACATGAGTGTTTTTTAGAAGCCGTTTTATGTCGTCGTATTCTTGTTGATGGTGTTCTTGTTAAATCTCAATCCAAGTATTACAAATATGCTGTAAATGACTTAAAGCAAGCGATGAAATTTGCTGAAGAGGTCAAAGAGTGGGGGGATGTTGCTTCACAAGCTGATTATCATGCGAAGTTGAAAGAGGAGCACAAGCGTAAATCCTCACTTTGGCAATTAATTCAAGAAGCAGGCTTAAGAGTTTGA
- a CDS encoding tyrosine-type recombinase/integrase has translation MNELVKKETSSEVLQSLKELQEFVGSNQTTKSTEATYAKSWQDFENYCYKLGLTPLPADEGAVALFLHHLYKEKVRKRTTIQKSLAAINSRHLKAGFKSFSDSMQVKAVLFAIKRNDHYTPKQAKPLLKKEFETLLSVIDKSTLTGLRDVTLLSWLWFGAFRKSEVVAARIEDLEWVSGKGVLLNLGRNKVNQTGEKLLQVPMILQPTYPYCPTSLMQYWVQRNHLKSGPIFRAIRKGNCLQNTALSHSAVDHILNKYLELSGLTGYRPHSFRAGFLTQAKLNGAPEEKLRQVSQHSSAALERYIRPIELLDNPAAAYII, from the coding sequence ATGAATGAATTAGTTAAAAAAGAGACCTCTTCAGAAGTATTGCAATCACTTAAAGAGCTTCAAGAATTTGTTGGCAGTAATCAAACAACAAAAAGTACAGAAGCAACCTATGCTAAATCTTGGCAAGATTTTGAAAATTATTGCTACAAACTAGGGTTAACACCATTACCTGCCGATGAAGGTGCTGTTGCACTTTTTTTGCACCACCTATATAAAGAAAAAGTGCGTAAGCGCACGACCATTCAAAAATCATTGGCAGCAATCAACTCAAGGCATCTTAAAGCAGGCTTTAAAAGCTTTAGTGACTCCATGCAGGTAAAGGCGGTACTTTTTGCGATAAAACGAAATGATCACTACACACCGAAGCAAGCAAAACCCTTACTTAAAAAAGAGTTTGAAACCTTGTTATCGGTTATTGATAAAAGCACATTAACAGGTTTGCGTGATGTAACGCTGCTTTCTTGGCTATGGTTTGGCGCTTTTAGAAAGTCTGAGGTGGTGGCCGCAAGGATTGAGGATTTAGAGTGGGTGAGTGGTAAGGGCGTGTTACTTAATTTGGGGCGTAATAAGGTCAATCAAACCGGTGAGAAGTTATTGCAAGTGCCGATGATTTTACAGCCAACGTATCCATACTGTCCAACATCGCTGATGCAGTATTGGGTTCAACGGAATCATCTAAAAAGTGGGCCAATATTTAGAGCGATTAGAAAAGGGAACTGCCTACAAAATACAGCATTATCCCACTCTGCGGTTGACCACATTCTTAATAAGTATCTGGAACTCTCGGGGTTGACTGGCTATAGACCCCATAGTTTTAGAGCTGGGTTTTTAACACAAGCTAAACTAAATGGCGCACCGGAAGAAAAATTAAGACAAGTGAGTCAACATAGCTCCGCTGCACTAGAACGTTATATCCGTCCGATTGAGTTACTTGATAATCCGGCGGCTGCTTATATTATATGA
- the tnpB gene encoding IS66 family insertion sequence element accessory protein TnpB, whose product MRLPSSTKIYLATTYCDMRKSIDGLAWEIESRFNLNVLDGAVFIFFQS is encoded by the coding sequence ATGAGATTGCCGTCATCCACTAAGATTTATCTGGCAACGACATACTGTGATATGCGTAAATCGATTGATGGTTTAGCTTGGGAGATTGAGTCTCGATTTAATCTTAATGTGCTTGATGGTGCCGTTTTTATCTTTTTTCAATCGTAA
- a CDS encoding coiled-coil domain-containing protein, with amino-acid sequence MKKNRHGNVRIDDTTLQQACFAIHQRGERVTNQRLKDELNGKGSARRIGEMVRWFNSEGILQVNQSQPIERILTENDQSQVIASSGAITQIAAGLESALKGREQQLEAEFLERQHGLEEEYQVRFAELEKQQEQVHSERELMKKEIEHLRQMDAGKNRAIEEYVNQLRVLEQKRTQAEAQMHALIEKQNQKEADMIQLENDLAMEKQRQSQLMTTISAALDEKYIDNIVLLESNIKQLEKRLEDANDSYEKDTAMWMNKYDATRIERDDFQEKYRELKQKQFKLEDDLRLNTAALTEKTLENNYLKEIKEINEEIKLSLKDLKNKDLSMKALIKANKQLLRKLFSNSKNK; translated from the coding sequence TTGAAAAAAAATCGACATGGTAATGTACGGATTGATGATACCACCTTACAGCAAGCTTGTTTTGCTATTCATCAACGCGGTGAACGTGTCACTAATCAACGCTTAAAAGATGAGTTAAATGGCAAGGGTTCCGCGCGTCGTATTGGTGAAATGGTGCGTTGGTTTAATAGTGAAGGCATACTCCAAGTCAATCAAAGCCAGCCGATTGAACGTATTCTCACTGAAAATGATCAATCGCAAGTGATTGCTTCTTCCGGTGCAATCACTCAGATTGCTGCAGGGTTAGAGTCCGCACTGAAAGGTCGTGAACAGCAACTTGAAGCTGAATTTTTAGAACGCCAACACGGTTTAGAAGAAGAGTATCAAGTCCGCTTTGCTGAACTTGAAAAGCAACAAGAGCAAGTCCATTCAGAACGGGAGTTAATGAAAAAAGAAATCGAGCATTTACGCCAAATGGATGCTGGAAAAAACCGGGCTATTGAAGAGTATGTGAATCAGCTTAGAGTCTTAGAACAAAAACGAACACAAGCTGAAGCTCAGATGCATGCGCTCATAGAAAAGCAAAACCAAAAAGAAGCTGACATGATTCAGCTTGAAAATGATCTAGCCATGGAAAAGCAGCGTCAGTCTCAACTGATGACAACAATTAGTGCTGCTTTAGATGAAAAATATATTGATAATATCGTCTTACTTGAATCAAACATCAAGCAACTCGAAAAACGATTAGAAGATGCCAACGATTCTTATGAAAAAGACACGGCAATGTGGATGAATAAATATGATGCCACACGCATTGAACGTGATGATTTTCAGGAAAAATACAGAGAACTTAAACAAAAACAATTTAAACTAGAAGATGATTTGCGATTGAACACGGCGGCGCTGACAGAGAAAACATTGGAAAATAACTACTTAAAAGAGATAAAAGAGATAAATGAGGAAATCAAGTTAAGCCTAAAGGACTTGAAAAATAAAGATCTATCCATGAAAGCCTTAATTAAGGCCAATAAACAGTTACTCAGAAAACTGTTTTCAAACTCAAAAAACAAGTGA
- a CDS encoding ParB/RepB/Spo0J family partition protein — protein MTNTTVQLKGFGIINKKKQSSVSIFTVKICDIHFDPSQPRKYFDQNKLKSLSKSIKDKGVIQPVVLNKLRSGQYLLVAGERRVRASKLAGLETIPAVVKEEGEQSAYELAVIENIQREDLNPLEEALSYQRLKQEFGMSITEISHLAGKSRPYISNYIRILNTDDQSKQLLIDGKIDVGHIKATLRLKDSKEEQKLLLQAALKGQTVRTVEKNVENILKGKNKENNTDAQPIKKNHF, from the coding sequence ATGACAAATACTACAGTACAGCTTAAAGGTTTTGGGATTATTAATAAAAAAAAGCAGTCATCTGTTAGCATCTTTACTGTTAAAATATGTGATATTCACTTTGATCCTTCGCAGCCGCGAAAATACTTTGATCAAAACAAATTAAAGTCACTGTCAAAATCAATAAAAGATAAAGGGGTTATTCAACCTGTTGTATTGAATAAACTGAGAAGTGGTCAATATTTATTGGTGGCAGGTGAACGACGAGTTCGTGCTTCAAAGCTGGCTGGGTTAGAAACAATCCCTGCGGTGGTGAAAGAAGAAGGTGAGCAAAGTGCTTATGAGCTAGCTGTTATAGAAAATATACAAAGAGAAGACCTCAATCCTTTAGAAGAGGCCCTTTCATATCAACGTTTAAAGCAAGAGTTTGGTATGAGCATCACGGAAATTTCTCATTTAGCAGGTAAATCACGTCCTTATATTTCGAATTATATAAGGATATTGAACACGGATGATCAGTCTAAACAGCTACTAATTGACGGCAAAATAGATGTTGGTCATATAAAAGCAACGTTACGTTTAAAAGATTCTAAAGAGGAGCAAAAGCTTTTGCTGCAGGCTGCTCTTAAAGGACAAACTGTTAGAACTGTTGAAAAAAATGTTGAGAATATTTTGAAAGGTAAGAATAAAGAAAATAACACTGATGCTCAGCCTATAAAAAAAAATCATTTCTAA
- the tnpA gene encoding IS66 family insertion sequence element accessory protein TnpA — protein sequence MEEIANIKKSRAEWLSLVEQWRESGQTLKEFCQSNGLKHTQFSYYAAVQRKQKK from the coding sequence ATGGAAGAAATAGCGAATATCAAGAAATCACGCGCCGAATGGTTGAGTTTAGTTGAGCAATGGCGTGAGTCAGGTCAAACCCTTAAAGAGTTTTGCCAATCGAATGGCCTAAAGCATACACAATTTAGCTATTATGCGGCTGTTCAGCGCAAACAGAAAAAATGA